A genome region from Brassica oleracea var. oleracea cultivar TO1000 chromosome C2, BOL, whole genome shotgun sequence includes the following:
- the LOC106323159 gene encoding uncharacterized mitochondrial protein AtMg00310-like, with the protein MAWTSWEKMTKPKAIGGLGFRDFQAFNDAFLGKLGWRILNNPSLLLSRILMGKYCHSESFMEFTEKSAISHGWRGILVRRDLLKENMGWVVGDGSSISVWYDPWLSLSAQLRPTGPATEDSMNLTVVDLFHENSRTWDKEKI; encoded by the coding sequence ATGGCATGGACCTCTTGGGAAAAGATGACTAAACCTAAAGCTATAGGAGGGCTAGGATTTCGGGATTTCCAAGCTTTCAATGATGCCTTCTTAGGCAAACTAGGATGGAGGATCCTTAACAACCCGAGCCTGCTACTGTCGAGAATACTGATGGGCAAATACTGTCATTCAGAAAGCTTCATGGAATTCACTGAAAAATCGGCAATTTCACACGGATGGCGCGGGATTCTAGTACGTAGGGATCTACTAAAAGAGAACATGGGATGGGTTGTTGGAGACGGCTCATCAATTAGTGTGTGGTATGACCCATGGCTCAGCCTCTCTGCGCAGCTGAGACCAACAGGACCGGCGACAGAGGACTCGATGAACCTAACAGTGGTTGACCTGTTTCATGAGAACTCAAGAACTTGGGACAAGGAAAAAATCTAA
- the LOC106323160 gene encoding uncharacterized protein LOC106323160 produces MRLLVPSPLSSVSPLSPVSPLSPLSHVSPLSPMSPISLMSPLSLTSKMDFNPFQDSANFVELLHSQQNVVFGSQGRVPLSSSQVPSFGSEAVELPAERKERRTWTVTEDIVFISSWLKTSKDPVVGNEQKSATFWTRVAAYFSASLKLAGYEKRDGNQCKQRWHKLNEAVCKFSGAYEAATREKTSGMNDNECSRYHIAVEDSSITGHSIISVCHRLYQFVSVSSFVSVCHGFHLLVSI; encoded by the coding sequence ATGCGTCTTCTCGTTCCTTCTCCTCTTTCCTCTGTTTCTCCTCTTTCGCCTGTGTCTCCTCTTTCTCCTCTGTCTCATGTGTCTCCTCTTTCTCCCATGTCTCCTATTTCTCTTATGTCTCCTCTCTCCTTGACTTCGAAAATGGATTTCAATCCATTTCAGGACTCGGCAAATTTTGTTGAACTACTCCATAGTCAACAAAATGTTGTCTTTGGCAGTCAAGGACGTGTTCCACTCTCTTCATCGCAAGTGCCGTCCTTTGGCAGTGAAGCTGTGGAGCTTCCAGCAGAGCGTAAGGAAAGAAGGACGTGGACAGTCACAGAGGATATAGTGTTTATTAGCAGCTGGCTGAAAACGAGCAAAGACCCCGTTGTAGGGAATGAGCAGAAGTCAGCAACGTTCTGGACAAGGGTTGCAGCATACTTCTCGGCTAGTCTAAAACTTGCTGGCTATGAAAAACGCGACGGGAATCAATGCAAGCAACGTTGGCACAAGCTGAATGAAGCAGTTTGCAAATTTTCTGGGGCGTATGAGGCAGCCACAAGAGAGAAAACCAGTGGCATGAATGACAATGAGTGTTCCCGCTACCATATTGCGGTTGAAGATTCAAGCATCACGGGCCATTCTATCATTTCAGTGTGTCATAGGTTGTATCAGTTTGTATCAGTTTCATCTTTTGTATCAGTGTGTCACGGGTTTCATCTTTTGGTATCAATTTGA
- the LOC106327234 gene encoding sulfate transporter 2.1, with the protein MKERDSESFESLSQVLPNTSNSARMIQMSMANSGSAAPAPAGQDHLDRSKWLLDGPEPPSPWHELKTQVKESYLTKAKKFKSLRKQPLPKRILFILQAVFPIFGWCRNYKLTMFKNDLMAGLTLASLCIPQSIGYATLAKLDPQYGLYTSVVPPLIYALMGTSREIAIGPVAVVSLLVSSMLQKLIDPETDPLGYKKLVLTTTFFAGIFQASFGIFRLGFLVDFLSHAAIVGFMGGAAIVIGLQQLKGLLGITNFTTNTDIVSVLRAVWRSCHQQWSPHTFILGCSFLSFILITRFIGKKNKKLFWLPAIAPLISVVVSTLMVFLTKADEHGVKTVKHIKGGLNPISINDLEFNTPHLGHIAKIGLIVAIVALTEAIAVGRSFAGIKGYRLDGNKEMVAIGFMNVIGSFTSCYAATGSFSRTAVNFAAGCETAMSNIVMAVTVFIALECLTRLLYYTPIAILASIILSALPGLIDIDEAIHIWKIDKLDFLALIGAFFGVLFGSVEIGLLVAVVISFAKIILISIRPGIETLGRMPGTDTFADTDQYPMSVKTPGVLIFRVKSALLCFANASSIEERIMGWIRQEEEGDENTKSDAKRNILFVVLDMSNLINVDTSGITALVELHNNLIQNGVELVIVNPKWTVIHKLNQTKFINKIGGKVYLTIGEALDACFGLKV; encoded by the exons ATGAAAGAAAGAGATTCAGAGAGTTTTGAATCTCTCTCTCAAGTTCTCCCAAACACTTCAAATTCGGCACGCATGATCCAGATGTCCATGGCCAACTCAGGTTCAGCTGCACCCGCACCTGCCGGTCAAGACCACCTTGACCGGTCAAAGTGGCTGCTTGACGGCCCTGAACCACCAAGCCCGTGGCATGAGCTTAAGACTCAAGTCAAAGAATCTTACCTAACCAAAGCCAAAAAGTTCAAATCACTTCGAAAACAGCCTCTCCCAAAACGAATCCTCTTTATCCTCCAAGCCGTTTTCCCAATCTTTGGTTGGTGCAGAAACTATAAACTCACCATGTTCAAGAACGACCTCATGGCTGGCTTAACTCTCGCTAGCCTCTGCATTCCTCAG AGCATTGGTTATGCCACTCTTGCAAAGCTTGATCCTCAATATGGCCTAT ATACAAGTGTGGTACCACCATTGATATACGCACTGATGGGGACATCAAGAGAGATAGCAATCGGACCAGTGGCTGTAGTATCTCTCCTTGTATCCTCAATGTTGCAGAAACTAATCGATCCAGAAACAGATCCCTTAGGCTACAAGAAACTCGTCCTGACCACAACTTTCTTCGCTGGAATCTTCCAAGCTTCTTTCGGGATATTCAGATTAGGGTTTCTGGTGGATTTTCTGTCGCACGCAGCTATAGTAGGGTTCATGGGTGGTGCAGCCATTGTAATAGGACTCCAACAGCTTAAGGGTTTGCTTGGTATCACTAACTTCACTACGAACACTGACATTGTATCTGTTCTTCGAGCTGTCTGGCGATCTTGTCATCAACAATGGAGTCCTCACACTTTCATCCTCGGATGTTCTTTCCTCAGTTTTATCCTTATCACTCGCTTCATC GGGAAGAAGAACAAAAAGCTGTTTTGGCTACCAGCAATAGCTCCGTTGATTTCTGTCGTTGTGTCAACTTTGATGGTGTTTCTCACTAAAGCCGACGAGCATGGCGTGAAGACGGTAAAGCACATCAAAGGAGGTCTTAATCCCATATCAATTAACGATCTTGAGTTTAATACTCCTCATCTTGGACATATCGCTAAAATCGGATTAATCGTTGCTATTGTTGCTTTAACC GAGGCCATTGCGGTGGGAAGGTCCTTCGCCGGAATTAAAGGGTATAGACTTGATGGAAACAAAGAAATGGTGGCCATTGGATTTATGAATGTTATTGGTTCCTTCACATCTTGTTATGCTGCTACTG GTTCTTTCTCTCGGACGGCGGTGAACTTCGCTGCCGGGTGTGAGACAGCAATGTCGAACATTGTAATGGCGGTTACAGTTTTTATAGCACTCGAGTGCTTAACGAGACTTCTCTACTATACTCCGATAGCGATCCTCGCGTCCATAATCCTCTCAGCACTTCCAGGATTAATTGACATTGATGAAGCTATTCACATATGGAAAATCGATAAACTAGACTTTCTTGCTCTCATTGGAGCTTTCTTTGGCGTTTTATTCGGCTCTGTCGAGATCGGACTCCTCGTTGCG GTGGTTATTTCGTTCGCGAAGATCATACTCATATCTATTCGACCAGGGATTGAAACCCTCGGGAGAATGCCAGGGACCGACACTTTTGCAGATACTGATCAATATCCTATGTCGGTTAAGACTCCCGGAGTGTTGATTTTTCGTGTCAAGTCTGCATTGTTGTGCTTTGCTAATGCTAGTTCCATTGAGGAAAG GATTATGGGATGGATAAGGCAGGAAGAAGAAGGTGATGAAAACACAAAGAGCGACGCTAAGAGAAATATCCTCTTTGTAGTCCTTGATATGTCAA ATTTAATAAACGTCGATACATCGGGGATTACTGCCTTGGTGGAGCTCCATAACAATCTAATCCAAAATGGTGTTGAG CTGGTGATCGTTAACCCTAAATGGACAGTGATCCACAAGCTGAATCAAACAAAGTTCATCAACAAAATCGGTGGCAAAGTCTATTTGACAATCGGAGAAGCTCTCGATGCTTGCTTTGGATTAAAAGTCTGA
- the LOC106327237 gene encoding transcription factor MYB39-like — translation MGRSPSSDDSGLKKGPWTPEEDEKLVNYVQKHGHSSWRALPKLAGLNRCGKSCRLRWTNYLRPDIKRGKFSPDEEQTILNLHAVLGNKWSTIANHLPGRTDNEIKNFWNTHLKKKLIQMGIDPMTHRPRTDIFSSLSQLMSLSSNLRGFVDMQQQFPNGQDQSILKLQTEMAKLQLFQYLLQPPTMNNNINNPNDFDILSLLNTIASFQDTTSNNLDLVSYLQDFNNLPSLKTLNSNIGPSSVFPQIPEDNHFKFCNERENLPVSPVWLSDPSNSNQNMLPSLAPSSAVSDDMIRNQYVIDHVNSNITSSSQESGASASAAWPDHLLDDSIFSDIIP, via the exons ATGGGAAGATCTCCTTCCAGTGATGACTCTGGTCTCAAGAAAGGTCCTTGGACTCCTGAAGAAGATGAGAAACTTGTGAACTATGTCCAAAAACATGGCCATAGTAGCTGGAGAGCTCTTCCTAAGCTTGCTG GTCTTAACAGGTGTGGGAAGAGTTGTAGGCTAAGATGGACGAACTACTTGAGACCTGACATCAAGAGAGGGAAATTTTCTCCAGACGAGGAACAAACTATCTTGAACCTTCATGCAGTTCTTGGAAACAA GTGGTCAACGATTGCAAACCACTTACCGGGGAGAACAGACAACGAGATCAAGAACTTCTGGAACACTCATCTGAAGAAAAAGCTGATCCAAATGGGAATAGACCCAATGACTCACCGGCCTAGAACTGATATCTTCTCCAGCTTATCTCAGCTCATGTCTCTGTCCTCTAACTTAAGAGGTTTTGTTGATATGCAGCAACAGTTTCCAAATGGTCAAGACCAAAGTATACTGAAACTCCAAACCGAGATGGCCAAACTCCAGTTGTTCCAATACCTCCTTCAACCACCTACCATGAACAACAACATTAACAACCCTAATGACTTTGACATTCTCAGTCTCCTTAACACCATTGCCTCCTTCCAAGACACCACCAGCAACAATCTAGACCTTGTTTCCTATCTTCAGGACTTCAACAACTTACCATCCTTAAAAACCCTAAACTCCAACATTGGACCATCATCTGTATTTCCCCAAATTCCTGAAGACAATCACTTCAAGTTCTGTAATGAAAGGGAGAACTTACCAGTATCTCCAGTCTGGCTCTCGGATCCTTCCAACTCAAACCAGAACATGTTACCTTCTCTTGCTCCTTCATCTGCTGTGAGTGATGATATGATTAGAAACCAATACGTTATTGATCATGTCAATAGCAATATCACCTCTTCAAGTCAAGAGTCAGGAGCTTCAGCTTCAGCTGCATGGCCTGATCATCTATTGGATGATTCCATCTTTTCCGATATTATTCCCTAG
- the LOC106327235 gene encoding uncharacterized protein LOC106327235 yields the protein MKRETLTLVLVYFAGIMERADESLLPGVYKEVGEALHVDPTALGTLTLFRSIVQTCCYPLAAYLSSRHNRAHVIALGAFLWATATFLVAISTTFFQVAVSRGLNGIGLAIVTPAIQSLVADSTEDSNRGMAFGWLGVTSNIGSILGNLCAILFASKSFNGLAGWRVAFLLVGFVSVIVGVLVRLFASDPHYNNKQITKHDKDKPFWSDVRDLLQEAKMVIKIPSFQIFVAQGVSGSFPWSALAFAPLWLELIGFSHKTTAVLVTLFTVSCSVGHLFGGYMGDTLAKKFPNAGRIILSQISSGSAIPLAAILLLGLPDDPSTAFSHGVALVTMGLFISWNGSATNGPIFAEIVPERARTSIYALDRSFESILASFAPPIVGMLAQNVYGYKPIPEGSSSVIKIETDRENAASLAKALYSAIGIPMVICCTIYSFLYCTYPRDRDRAKMQALIESEMHQLNEEEDDKFGIEVKCFGDEEHDETYLLKQEQSESVR from the exons ATGAAACGGGAGACTCTAACGTTAGTTCTGGTGTATTTCGCCGGAATCATGGAGAGAGCCGACGAGTCTCTTCTCCCAGGAGTTTACAAGGAGGTAGGAGAGGCCCTGCACGTTGACCCAACGGCTCTTGGAACGTTGACTCTGTTTCGTTCCATTGTTCAGACTTGTTGTTACCCTTTGGCCGCTTACTTATCTTCCCGACATAACCGAGCACACGTCATCGCTCTCGGCGCTTTCCTTTGGGCCACCGCCACTTTCCTCGTCGCCATCTCCACCACTTTCTTCCAG GTGGCAGTATCAAGAGGCTTGAATGGGATAGGACTCGCCATTGTAACACCCGCGATACAGTCTCTAGTCGCTGACTCAACCGAAGATAGTAACCGTGGCATGGCTTTCGGATGGTTAGGAGTGACTTCAAACATAGGTTCAATACTTGGCAATCTCTGCGCTATCCTCTTTGCATCCAAGTCTTTCAATGGCCTCGCTGGATGGAGAGTTGCTTTCCTATTAGTAGGATTCGTAAGCGTGATAGTCGGTGTACTTGTCCGTCTCTTCGCAAGCGACCCTCATTACAATAACAAGCAAATCACAAAACATGACAAAGACAAACCGTTCTGGTCAGACGTACGAGATCTATTACAAGAAGCCAAGATGGTTATTAAAATCCCCTCTTTCCAAATTTTTGTCGCTCAGGGAGTCTCAGGGTCTTTCCCTTGGTCAGCTTTAGCTTTTGCACCGTTGTGGTTAGAGCTTATTGGTTTCTCGCACAAAACAACAGCGGTTCTAGTAACGCTATTCACTGTCTCTTGCTCCGTTGGACATTTGTTTGGAGGATACATGGGTGATACTCTTGCCAAGAAGTTCCCAAACGCTGGTAGGATTATACTCTCTCAGATAAGCTCTGGCTCGGCCATTCCTTTAGCTGCGATTTTGCTTCTTGGACTGCCTGATGATCCCTCCACTGCCTTTAGCCACGGTGTGGCTCTTGTCACCATGGGATTATTCATCTCATGGAACGGTTCAGCTACAAATGG TCCTATATTTGCAGAGATAGTTCCAGAGAGAGCTAGGACAAGCATCTACGCGTTAGACAGATCATTCGAGTCGATATTAGCTTCATTTGCTCCTCCTATAGTAGGGATGCTTGCTCAGAACGTGTATGGATATAAACCGATCCCTGAAGGATCCTCAAGCGTGATCAAGATTGAAACAGACAGAGAGAACGCAGCATCGCTAGCTAAAGCACTCTACTCAGCTATAGGGATCCCTATGGTGATATGTTGCACGATCTACTCGTTCCTGTATTGCACCTACCCTAGGGACCGAGATAGAGCGAAAATGCAGGCTTTGATAGAGTCAGAGATGCATCAACTTAACGAAGAAGAAGATGACAAGTTTGGGATTGAAGTCAAGTGTTTTGGAGATGAGGAACATGATGAGACTTATCTGCTGAAGCAGGAGCAGAGTGAGAGTGTCAGATGA